The following coding sequences lie in one Stenotrophomonas rhizophila genomic window:
- the rpsN gene encoding 30S ribosomal protein S14 yields MAKTSMVNRDLKRAKLAVKFAGKREELKKIISSPTASYADKADAVVKLQKLPRDSSPSRHRNRCELSGRPRGVYSKFGLGRNKLREATMRGDVPGLRKASW; encoded by the coding sequence ATGGCAAAGACCTCCATGGTCAACCGCGATCTGAAGCGCGCCAAGCTGGCCGTCAAGTTCGCTGGCAAGCGTGAAGAGCTGAAGAAGATCATCTCCAGCCCGACCGCTTCCTACGCCGACAAGGCCGACGCTGTCGTGAAGTTGCAGAAGCTGCCGCGCGATTCGTCGCCGAGCCGCCACCGCAACCGTTGCGAACTGTCCGGCCGCCCGCGTGGCGTCTACAGCAAGTTCGGCCTCGGCCGCAACAAGCTGCGCGAAGCCACCATGCGTGGCGACGTGCCGGGCCTGCGCAAGGCAAGCTGGTAA
- the rplQ gene encoding 50S ribosomal protein L17 — protein sequence MRHMKSGRKFNRTSAHREAMFKNMAASLFKHELIKTTLPKAKELRRVAEPLITLAKVDSVANRRLAFARLRDNEAVGNLFTILGPRYATRPGGYLRLLKCGFRAGDNAPMAYVELVDRPAAVAEAVEE from the coding sequence ATGCGTCACATGAAGTCCGGCCGCAAGTTCAACCGCACCAGCGCTCACCGCGAAGCAATGTTCAAGAACATGGCTGCCTCGCTGTTCAAGCACGAGCTGATCAAGACCACGCTGCCGAAGGCCAAGGAACTGCGCCGCGTCGCCGAGCCGCTGATCACCCTCGCCAAGGTCGACTCCGTCGCCAACCGTCGTCTGGCGTTCGCCCGTCTGCGTGACAACGAAGCCGTGGGCAACCTGTTCACCATCCTGGGCCCGCGCTACGCGACCCGTCCGGGTGGCTACCTGCGTCTGCTGAAGTGCGGCTTCCGCGCTGGCGACAACGCTCCGATGGCCTACGTCGAACTGGTCGACCGTCCGGCTGCCGTGGCTGAAGCCGTCGAAGAATAA
- the rplF gene encoding 50S ribosomal protein L6 codes for MSRVAKKPVNLPKGVELNIQPESVSVKGPKGSLSLPKVAGVEITVENGVANLGANDPSLLALTGTVRAILANMVHGVTEGFERKLELVGVGYRAAMQGKDLSLSLGFSHPVVFVAPEGITISTPTQTEVLVQGTDKQRVGEVAAKIRGFRPPEPYKGKGVKYAGEVIIRKEAKKA; via the coding sequence ATGTCCCGCGTAGCCAAGAAGCCGGTCAACCTGCCCAAGGGCGTTGAACTGAACATCCAGCCGGAATCCGTCAGCGTGAAGGGCCCGAAGGGCTCCCTGTCGCTGCCCAAGGTTGCTGGCGTTGAAATCACCGTCGAAAACGGCGTTGCCAACCTGGGCGCCAACGATCCGAGCCTGCTTGCCCTCACCGGCACCGTGCGCGCGATCCTGGCCAACATGGTCCACGGCGTCACCGAAGGCTTCGAGCGCAAGCTCGAGCTGGTCGGCGTCGGCTACCGTGCCGCCATGCAGGGCAAGGACCTGAGCCTGTCGCTCGGTTTCTCGCACCCGGTCGTGTTCGTGGCGCCGGAAGGCATCACCATTTCGACCCCGACCCAGACCGAAGTTCTGGTCCAGGGCACCGACAAGCAGCGCGTTGGTGAAGTGGCCGCCAAGATCCGTGGCTTCCGTCCGCCGGAGCCCTACAAGGGCAAGGGTGTGAAGTACGCCGGCGAAGTCATCATTCGTAAGGAAGCCAAGAAGGCCTAA
- the rpsH gene encoding 30S ribosomal protein S8 — MSMTDPIADLLVRIKNAAAVGKQTVKAPSSKIKVAIAEVLKAEGYITDLRVTKIENNKAELEIVLKYFEGKPVIETLKRFSRSGLRQYRGKSELPKVLNGLGISIISTSKGIMTDAQARQLGVGGEVLCFVA, encoded by the coding sequence ATGAGCATGACTGATCCCATCGCCGACCTGCTGGTACGCATCAAGAATGCGGCCGCGGTTGGCAAGCAGACGGTGAAGGCACCGTCCTCCAAGATCAAGGTTGCAATCGCAGAAGTGTTGAAGGCCGAGGGCTACATCACCGACCTGCGCGTGACCAAGATCGAGAACAACAAGGCCGAGCTTGAAATCGTCCTGAAGTATTTCGAAGGCAAGCCGGTCATCGAGACCCTGAAGCGCTTCTCGCGTTCGGGCCTGCGCCAGTACCGTGGCAAGTCTGAGCTGCCGAAGGTCCTCAACGGCCTGGGCATCTCCATCATCTCCACCTCCAAGGGCATCATGACTGATGCGCAGGCGCGCCAGTTGGGCGTCGGCGGCGAAGTCCTGTGCTTCGTGGCCTAA
- the rplR gene encoding 50S ribosomal protein L18, with protein sequence MSINKNIARLRRAKSTRAHIRVLGVPRLSVLRTGQHLYAQVFTADGSKVLAAANTTQADVKEGLKNGKNSDAAAKVGKLVAERAKAAGIEKVAFDRSGYRYHGRIKALADAAREGGLQF encoded by the coding sequence ATGAGCATCAACAAGAACATCGCCCGCCTGCGTCGCGCCAAGTCGACCCGTGCACACATCCGCGTTCTCGGCGTGCCGCGTCTGTCGGTGCTGCGCACCGGTCAGCACCTGTACGCCCAGGTCTTCACCGCCGATGGCTCCAAGGTGCTGGCTGCTGCCAACACCACCCAGGCCGACGTCAAGGAAGGCCTGAAGAACGGCAAGAACAGCGACGCCGCCGCCAAGGTGGGCAAGCTGGTCGCCGAGCGCGCCAAGGCTGCGGGCATCGAGAAGGTCGCTTTCGACCGCTCGGGCTACCGCTACCACGGCCGCATCAAGGCACTGGCCGACGCAGCCCGCGAAGGCGGCCTGCAGTTCTAA
- the rpmD gene encoding 50S ribosomal protein L30: MANDTTKTVKVRLVRGLRGAQARHRLSVRALGLGKLNDVRELKDSPQVRGLINKVHYLVKVEE; this comes from the coding sequence ATGGCTAATGACACCACCAAGACCGTCAAGGTCCGTCTGGTTCGCGGCCTGCGTGGTGCCCAGGCGCGTCATCGCCTGTCGGTGCGTGCGCTGGGTCTGGGCAAGCTCAACGATGTCCGTGAACTGAAGGACAGCCCGCAGGTTCGCGGTCTGATCAACAAGGTCCACTACCTCGTCAAGGTTGAGGAATAA
- the rpsK gene encoding 30S ribosomal protein S11, translating to MAKPVAKTKKKIKRVVTDGVAHVHASFNNTIVTITDRQGNALSWATSGGAGFRGSRKSTPFAAQVAAEKAGRAALDYGVKSLEVRIKGPGPGRESAVRSLNNVGYKITNIIDVTPIPHNGCRPPKKRRV from the coding sequence ATGGCTAAGCCCGTCGCTAAGACCAAGAAGAAGATCAAGCGCGTCGTCACTGACGGCGTCGCCCACGTCCACGCTTCTTTCAACAACACCATCGTGACCATCACCGACCGCCAGGGCAACGCTCTGTCGTGGGCGACCTCCGGTGGCGCTGGCTTCCGCGGTTCGCGCAAGTCCACCCCGTTCGCTGCCCAGGTGGCTGCCGAGAAGGCCGGCCGTGCCGCGCTCGACTACGGCGTCAAGTCCCTGGAAGTCCGCATCAAGGGCCCGGGTCCGGGTCGTGAGTCGGCCGTGCGCTCGCTGAACAACGTGGGCTACAAGATCACCAACATCATCGACGTGACGCCAATCCCGCACAACGGGTGCCGTCCGCCGAAGAAGCGTCGCGTCTAA
- the rpsM gene encoding 30S ribosomal protein S13: MARIAGVNLPAQKHVWVGLQSIYGIGRTRSKKVCDAAGVTSTTKIRDLSEPEIERLRLEVGKYIVEGDLRREIGIAIKRLMDLGCYRGLRHRRGLPLRGQRTRTNARTRKGPRKAIRK; the protein is encoded by the coding sequence ATGGCGCGTATTGCAGGCGTCAACCTGCCAGCCCAGAAGCACGTCTGGGTCGGGTTGCAAAGCATTTACGGCATCGGCCGTACCCGTTCGAAGAAGGTCTGCGACGCCGCAGGCGTTACCTCGACCACCAAGATCCGCGATCTGTCGGAGCCGGAAATCGAGCGTCTTCGTCTCGAAGTCGGCAAGTACATCGTGGAAGGCGATCTGCGCCGTGAAATCGGTATCGCGATCAAGCGCCTGATGGATCTGGGCTGCTACCGCGGTCTGCGTCACCGTCGCGGTCTTCCGCTGCGTGGCCAGCGCACCCGTACCAACGCCCGCACCCGCAAGGGCCCGCGCAAGGCGATCAGGAAGTAA
- a CDS encoding DNA-directed RNA polymerase subunit alpha has translation MTVTANQVLRPRGPQIERLTDTRAKVVIEPLERGYGHTLGNALRRVLLSSIPGFAITEVEIDGVLHEYTTLEGLQEDVLEVLLNLKDVAIRMHTGDNATVSLSKQGPGVVTAADIKVDHNVEILNNDHIICHLTKDTAINMRLKVERGFGYQPAAARRRPDEETRAIGRLVLDASFSPVRRVAYSVEAARVEQRTDLDKLVLDIETNGTIDAEEAVRTAADILSDQLSVFGDFTHRDRGAAKPANNGVDPVLLRPIDDLELTVRSANCLKAESIYYIGDLIQKTEVELLKTPNLGKKSLTEIKEVLAQRGLSLGMKLENWPPAGVAQHGMLG, from the coding sequence ATGACGGTTACCGCCAACCAGGTTCTGCGTCCTCGCGGTCCGCAGATCGAACGCCTTACCGACACCCGCGCCAAGGTCGTTATCGAACCCTTGGAGCGTGGTTACGGGCATACGCTGGGCAATGCCCTGCGTCGCGTGCTGCTGTCGTCCATCCCGGGCTTCGCCATCACGGAAGTTGAGATCGACGGCGTGCTGCACGAGTACACCACCCTTGAAGGCTTGCAGGAGGACGTGCTTGAAGTCCTGCTCAACCTGAAGGACGTGGCGATCCGTATGCATACCGGTGACAACGCAACCGTGTCGCTGTCCAAGCAGGGTCCGGGTGTCGTGACTGCTGCCGATATCAAGGTCGATCACAACGTCGAGATCCTCAACAACGACCATATCATTTGCCACCTGACCAAGGACACGGCAATCAATATGCGTTTGAAGGTCGAGCGTGGTTTCGGCTACCAGCCGGCGGCCGCGCGTCGTCGTCCGGATGAAGAAACCCGTGCCATCGGTCGTCTGGTCCTGGACGCCTCGTTCTCGCCGGTCCGTCGCGTCGCCTATTCGGTGGAAGCGGCCCGCGTTGAACAGCGTACCGATCTGGACAAGCTGGTGCTGGACATCGAAACCAACGGCACGATCGATGCCGAGGAAGCCGTGCGCACTGCCGCGGATATCCTCAGCGATCAGCTGTCGGTCTTCGGTGACTTCACCCACCGCGACCGCGGTGCTGCCAAGCCGGCCAACAACGGCGTGGATCCGGTGCTGCTGCGCCCGATCGACGATCTGGAATTGACCGTTCGCTCGGCCAACTGCCTGAAGGCAGAGAGCATTTACTACATCGGCGATCTGATCCAGAAGACCGAAGTGGAACTGCTCAAGACGCCGAACCTCGGCAAGAAGTCGCTGACCGAGATCAAGGAAGTCCTCGCACAGCGCGGTCTTTCGCTCGGCATGAAGCTGGAGAACTGGCCGCCGGCCGGTGTCGCCCAGCACGGCATGCTCGGCTGA
- the rpsD gene encoding 30S ribosomal protein S4, with amino-acid sequence MARYIGPTCKLARREGADLSLKSPARALDSKCKLEQKPGQHGATARKGKLSDYATQLREKQKVKRIYGLLERQFRNYYKKASTKKGNTGENLLQLLETRLDNVVYRMGFAVTRPAARQLVSHRGVTVNGKSVNLASYQVKAGDAVALSEKAAKQLRVQEALTVSATHDLRPSWVEVDSGKFAGIFKAVPDRADLPADINEALIVELYSK; translated from the coding sequence ATGGCTCGTTATATCGGTCCTACCTGTAAGCTCGCCCGCCGCGAAGGCGCCGACCTTTCCCTCAAGAGCCCGGCGCGCGCGCTGGACTCCAAGTGCAAGCTGGAGCAGAAGCCCGGCCAGCACGGCGCCACTGCCCGTAAGGGCAAGCTGTCCGACTACGCTACCCAGCTGCGCGAAAAGCAGAAGGTCAAGCGTATCTACGGTCTGCTGGAGCGTCAGTTCCGCAACTACTACAAGAAGGCCTCGACCAAGAAGGGCAACACCGGCGAGAACCTCCTGCAGCTGCTGGAAACCCGCCTGGACAACGTTGTCTACCGCATGGGCTTCGCTGTGACCCGTCCGGCTGCTCGTCAGCTGGTCTCGCACCGCGGTGTCACCGTGAACGGCAAGTCGGTCAACCTGGCTTCTTACCAGGTCAAGGCTGGCGACGCTGTCGCGCTGTCCGAGAAGGCTGCCAAGCAGCTGCGCGTTCAGGAAGCCCTGACCGTGTCGGCCACGCACGACCTGCGTCCGTCGTGGGTTGAAGTGGATTCCGGCAAGTTCGCCGGCATCTTCAAGGCGGTTCCGGATCGTGCGGACCTGCCTGCGGATATCAACGAAGCGCTGATCGTCGAGTTGTATTCGAAGTAA
- the rpsE gene encoding 30S ribosomal protein S5 gives MAEERQQRGRDRDRNREEKVDDGMIEKLVAVNRVSKTVKGGRQFTFTALTVVGDGAGKVGFGYGKAREVPVAIQKSMEQARKNLADVDLNNGTLWHPVKSGHGAARVFMMPASEGTGVIAGGAMRAVLEAVGVKNVLAKAVGSRNPINLVRATLKGLSEMQSPARIAAKRGKKVEDLNHG, from the coding sequence ATGGCAGAAGAACGTCAGCAGCGGGGTCGCGATCGCGACCGTAACCGCGAAGAGAAAGTCGACGACGGCATGATCGAAAAGCTGGTCGCGGTCAACCGCGTCAGCAAGACCGTCAAGGGTGGTCGTCAGTTCACCTTCACCGCACTGACCGTGGTCGGTGACGGCGCAGGCAAGGTCGGTTTCGGCTATGGCAAGGCACGCGAAGTGCCGGTCGCCATCCAGAAGTCGATGGAGCAGGCGCGCAAGAACCTGGCCGACGTCGATCTGAACAACGGCACCCTGTGGCACCCGGTGAAGTCCGGCCACGGCGCAGCCCGCGTGTTCATGATGCCGGCCTCGGAAGGTACGGGCGTCATCGCCGGTGGTGCCATGCGCGCCGTCCTGGAAGCCGTTGGCGTCAAGAACGTGCTGGCCAAGGCCGTTGGTTCGCGCAACCCGATCAACCTGGTTCGCGCCACGTTGAAGGGTCTGAGCGAAATGCAGTCGCCGGCCCGCATCGCGGCCAAGCGCGGCAAGAAGGTAGAGGATCTCAACCATGGCTAA
- a CDS encoding disulfide bond formation protein B, whose translation MNPLRWNYRAQFLLGFLICAGLLAYAIFLQLKIGLEPCPLCIFQRLAFAALGLLFLIGALHGPRERAGRGTYGVLAFIAAAVGMGIAGRHVYVQLLPKDMGSSCGPPLAFLSETMGPLEVFRTVLTGTGDCGNIDWRFLGLTMPMWSLVWFVLLAGWALYASFRKRRA comes from the coding sequence ATGAATCCACTGCGCTGGAATTACCGCGCCCAGTTCCTGCTGGGGTTCCTGATCTGCGCCGGGCTGCTCGCCTATGCGATCTTCCTGCAGCTGAAGATCGGGCTGGAGCCGTGCCCGTTGTGCATCTTCCAGCGCCTGGCGTTCGCCGCGCTCGGCCTGCTGTTCCTGATTGGCGCCCTGCATGGCCCGCGCGAACGTGCCGGCCGTGGCACCTATGGTGTGCTGGCCTTCATTGCCGCCGCCGTCGGTATGGGCATTGCCGGCCGCCACGTCTACGTGCAGCTGCTGCCCAAGGACATGGGCTCCAGCTGCGGCCCGCCGCTGGCCTTCCTCAGCGAAACCATGGGCCCGCTCGAAGTGTTCCGCACCGTGCTGACCGGCACCGGCGATTGCGGCAACATCGACTGGCGTTTCCTCGGCCTCACCATGCCCATGTGGAGCCTGGTGTGGTTCGTGCTGCTGGCCGGTTGGGCGCTGTACGCCTCGT
- the rplO gene encoding 50S ribosomal protein L15, with protein MTMHLNELSPAPGARKERTRVGRGIGSGLGKTCGRGHKGSFARKGGGKIKAGFEGGQTPMQRRLPKVGFRSKIAKDTAEVLSYQLERLEAGEIDFAALRAAKLVPSSAKRAKIVMKGDVTKAFILKGVAATASAKAAIEAAGGSVQE; from the coding sequence ATGACCATGCATCTGAATGAATTGAGCCCGGCACCGGGCGCTCGTAAAGAGCGTACCCGCGTCGGTCGTGGTATCGGCTCCGGCCTGGGCAAGACCTGCGGCCGCGGCCACAAGGGTTCGTTCGCCCGTAAGGGTGGCGGCAAGATCAAGGCGGGCTTCGAAGGCGGCCAGACCCCCATGCAGCGTCGTCTGCCGAAGGTCGGTTTCCGTTCCAAGATTGCCAAGGACACCGCTGAAGTGCTGTCCTACCAGCTGGAACGCCTGGAAGCCGGCGAGATCGACTTTGCCGCGCTGCGCGCTGCCAAGCTGGTCCCGAGCTCCGCTAAGCGGGCCAAGATTGTCATGAAGGGCGACGTCACCAAGGCGTTCATCCTGAAGGGCGTCGCTGCAACGGCCAGTGCCAAGGCCGCGATCGAAGCTGCCGGCGGCAGCGTACAGGAGTAA
- the secY gene encoding preprotein translocase subunit SecY produces the protein MAQAGIGNLGGGLGKFTELRQRLLFVIGALIVYRIGCYVPVPGVNPDAMLALMQAQGGGIVDMFNMFSGGALHRFSIFALNVMPYISASIVMQLAVHIFPALKAMQKEGESGRRKITQYSRIGAVLLAVVQGGSIALALQNQLSPSGAPVVYAPGMGFVLTAIVALTAGTIFLMWVGEQVTERGIGNGVSLIIFAGIVAGLPGAVIHTVEAYRDGNMSFIALLLIVLVVLAFTYFVVFVERGQRRITVNYARRQGGRNAYMNQTSFLPLKLNMAGVIPAIFASSILAFPTTLAMWSGQASSATWLQKVANALGPGEPLHMIVFAALITGFAFFYTALVFNSQETADNLKKSGALIPGIRPGKATADYVDAVLTRLTAAGSLYLVIVCLLPEIMRTQLGASFYFGGTSLLIVVVVVMDFIAQIQAHLMSHQYESLLKKANLKGGNRGGFARG, from the coding sequence ATGGCGCAAGCTGGCATTGGCAACCTCGGCGGCGGGCTCGGCAAGTTCACGGAACTTCGCCAGCGTCTGCTGTTCGTCATCGGGGCATTGATCGTCTATCGCATCGGCTGTTATGTGCCGGTGCCGGGCGTGAATCCCGATGCCATGCTTGCGCTCATGCAGGCGCAGGGCGGCGGCATCGTGGACATGTTCAACATGTTCTCGGGCGGCGCCCTGCACCGTTTCAGCATTTTTGCGCTGAACGTGATGCCGTACATCTCGGCGTCCATCGTGATGCAGCTGGCGGTCCATATCTTCCCGGCATTGAAGGCAATGCAGAAGGAAGGTGAGTCGGGCCGTCGCAAGATCACCCAATATTCCCGCATCGGTGCCGTGTTGCTGGCAGTGGTGCAGGGCGGCAGCATCGCGCTGGCGCTGCAGAACCAGCTGTCGCCGAGCGGCGCGCCGGTTGTGTACGCCCCGGGCATGGGCTTCGTGCTCACCGCCATCGTCGCGCTGACCGCCGGTACGATCTTCCTGATGTGGGTTGGCGAGCAGGTCACCGAGCGTGGCATCGGCAACGGCGTCTCGCTGATCATCTTCGCCGGCATCGTGGCCGGCCTGCCGGGCGCGGTCATCCACACCGTGGAAGCCTACCGCGACGGCAACATGAGCTTCATCGCACTGCTGCTGATCGTGCTGGTGGTGCTGGCCTTCACCTACTTCGTGGTGTTCGTCGAGCGTGGCCAGCGTCGGATCACGGTGAACTACGCGCGCCGCCAGGGCGGTCGCAACGCGTACATGAACCAGACCTCGTTCCTGCCGCTGAAGCTGAACATGGCGGGTGTGATCCCGGCCATCTTCGCCTCGTCGATCCTTGCGTTCCCGACGACCCTGGCCATGTGGTCCGGCCAGGCCAGTTCGGCGACCTGGCTGCAGAAGGTGGCCAACGCGCTGGGTCCGGGCGAGCCGCTGCACATGATCGTGTTCGCTGCGCTGATCACCGGTTTCGCGTTCTTCTATACCGCGCTGGTGTTCAACTCGCAGGAAACCGCCGACAACCTGAAGAAGTCGGGCGCGCTGATTCCGGGCATCCGTCCGGGCAAGGCAACGGCCGACTATGTCGACGCCGTGCTGACCCGCCTGACGGCCGCCGGTTCGCTGTACCTGGTGATCGTCTGCCTGCTGCCGGAAATCATGCGCACCCAGCTGGGCGCGTCGTTCTACTTCGGCGGCACCTCGCTGCTGATCGTGGTGGTGGTGGTGATGGACTTCATTGCGCAGATCCAGGCGCACCTGATGTCGCACCAGTACGAGAGCCTGCTGAAAAAGGCCAACCTGAAGGGCGGCAATCGCGGCGGTTTTGCCCGCGGCTGA